The following proteins come from a genomic window of Candidatus Bipolaricaulis sibiricus:
- a CDS encoding bifunctional acyl-CoA synthetase/GNAT family N-acetyltransferase: MSDNLTEVTPVSIRNLDKIFNPQRVAIIGASSNPGTVGFSVLRNMINAGFNGVVYPVNPKRESVQGIQSYPDVAALPRTPDLAVICTPATTVPGLVRECGTLGVRGLVILSAGFREIGVEGKALEGEVRAAAAEFDGMRIIGPNCLGIIVPRIGMNATFAAGHPPDGNVAFISQSGALCTSILDWAVEEGIGFSYFVSVGNMLDVDFGDLIDYFGEDEKTRSILLYIESVSEARKFMSASRAFARSKPILVYKAGRFAESAKAASSHTGAMAGEDAVYDAAFRRAGMVRVYEIGDLFDSAELLARIRPPAGSRLAILTNAGGPGVMATDALIARRGTLAQLSPETMDKLNAILPKFWSHGNPVDVLGDAPPERYAAALEILLADPNVDAVIAILAPQAVTDPTTTAREVAAIAAKSAKPVLASWMGGRLMREGVELFNRAKVPTYATPDQAVEAFMHLVDYARNLELLYETPREVPVRFALDQATIRKQVAPLLARGGILSEADSKEILAAYGIPVVLPQPAHSADEAVAAARNVGYPVVLKILSPDITHKTDVGGVALGLHSDNEVRAAFERMMTTVRERRPKARIEGVTVQRMIDTSHGFELLVGAKKDPTFGAVLMVGMGGIAAEVYKDTALALPPLNERLTRRRLESLQSWPLIEGYRGKPGANLDLLIETIMRVSYLIADYPEIKELDINPLVASPDEVVAVDARIVVDEEALRNPPRPYAHLAIRPYPEGYTRRATLRNGTKVLLRPIRPEDEPMWHEMLAVSSRESIRFRFRYLFKQSTHQMAIPFCFIDYDREMAIVAEIEEGGRKRIAGVGRLVVGPDPTTAEYAVFVADPWQNQGLGGTLTDYCLEIARGWGVQVVRAETTPDNVRMIAIFQHRGFAIEHRTRDGVVLAQLLHAPRASP; this comes from the coding sequence ATGAGCGATAATCTGACGGAGGTAACGCCAGTGAGCATTCGCAATCTTGACAAGATCTTCAACCCCCAACGGGTGGCCATCATCGGAGCAAGCAGCAACCCAGGAACAGTGGGGTTCAGCGTTCTCAGGAACATGATCAACGCCGGGTTCAATGGGGTCGTCTACCCGGTGAACCCAAAGCGGGAGTCGGTCCAGGGGATCCAGAGCTACCCGGATGTGGCGGCCCTTCCCCGAACTCCGGACCTTGCGGTGATCTGCACCCCCGCAACCACCGTGCCCGGCTTGGTGCGGGAGTGCGGAACCCTGGGAGTCCGCGGGCTGGTGATCCTCTCCGCCGGGTTCCGCGAGATCGGGGTCGAGGGCAAGGCCCTCGAAGGCGAGGTGCGGGCCGCGGCAGCCGAGTTCGATGGGATGCGGATCATCGGGCCGAACTGCCTCGGGATCATCGTCCCCCGGATCGGGATGAACGCAACCTTCGCTGCTGGTCATCCCCCCGACGGGAACGTGGCGTTCATCTCCCAGTCCGGGGCACTGTGCACGTCGATCCTCGACTGGGCGGTCGAGGAAGGGATCGGGTTCTCGTACTTCGTGTCCGTGGGGAACATGCTCGACGTGGACTTCGGCGACCTCATCGACTACTTCGGGGAGGACGAGAAGACGCGGTCCATCCTCCTCTACATCGAGTCCGTGAGCGAAGCGCGCAAGTTCATGTCCGCGTCGCGGGCGTTCGCACGTTCGAAGCCGATCCTCGTCTACAAGGCGGGCCGGTTCGCCGAGTCGGCGAAGGCCGCCAGCTCCCACACCGGCGCAATGGCCGGAGAGGACGCGGTGTACGACGCCGCGTTTCGCCGCGCAGGCATGGTCCGCGTGTACGAAATCGGTGACCTGTTCGACTCGGCGGAGCTCCTGGCCAGGATTCGGCCCCCGGCGGGGTCAAGGCTCGCGATCCTCACGAACGCCGGCGGTCCGGGGGTGATGGCCACCGACGCCCTCATCGCCCGACGGGGGACCCTGGCCCAGCTCTCGCCGGAGACGATGGACAAGCTGAACGCGATCCTCCCCAAGTTCTGGTCCCACGGTAACCCGGTGGACGTCCTGGGAGATGCCCCGCCGGAGCGCTACGCCGCGGCGTTGGAGATTCTCCTTGCTGACCCGAACGTGGACGCGGTGATCGCGATCCTCGCCCCGCAGGCGGTCACCGATCCCACCACCACCGCCCGTGAGGTGGCCGCGATCGCGGCCAAGTCAGCGAAACCGGTGCTCGCGTCGTGGATGGGGGGGCGGCTGATGCGGGAAGGAGTCGAGCTGTTCAACCGGGCGAAGGTCCCCACCTACGCCACCCCCGACCAGGCAGTGGAGGCGTTCATGCACCTCGTGGACTACGCCCGAAACCTGGAGCTCCTCTACGAAACCCCGCGCGAGGTCCCGGTGCGGTTCGCGCTCGACCAAGCCACGATCCGCAAGCAGGTGGCACCCCTTCTGGCGCGGGGCGGCATCCTGTCGGAAGCGGACTCGAAGGAGATCTTGGCCGCGTACGGGATTCCGGTGGTGTTGCCTCAGCCGGCGCACAGCGCCGACGAGGCGGTGGCCGCAGCTCGAAACGTCGGGTATCCCGTCGTCCTGAAGATCCTGTCTCCGGACATCACCCACAAGACGGACGTCGGCGGAGTGGCCCTCGGGCTGCACTCGGACAACGAGGTGCGGGCGGCGTTCGAGCGGATGATGACCACGGTACGGGAGCGCCGGCCGAAAGCGCGGATCGAGGGCGTGACGGTTCAGCGGATGATCGACACATCCCACGGGTTCGAGCTGCTCGTGGGCGCAAAGAAGGACCCCACGTTCGGTGCTGTGCTCATGGTCGGCATGGGAGGCATCGCCGCCGAGGTGTACAAGGACACCGCGCTCGCGCTCCCGCCGCTCAACGAGCGTCTTACCCGAAGGCGGCTGGAGTCGCTGCAGAGCTGGCCCCTCATCGAGGGGTACCGGGGAAAGCCCGGGGCGAACCTCGACCTCCTCATCGAGACGATCATGCGGGTGTCGTACCTCATCGCCGACTACCCGGAGATCAAGGAGCTCGACATCAACCCTCTCGTCGCCTCGCCGGACGAGGTCGTGGCCGTGGACGCGCGGATCGTCGTGGACGAAGAGGCGCTGCGAAACCCGCCACGGCCGTACGCCCACCTCGCGATCCGCCCCTACCCCGAGGGGTACACCCGTCGCGCCACGCTCCGCAACGGAACGAAGGTCCTCCTTCGCCCGATTCGACCGGAGGACGAACCGATGTGGCACGAGATGCTCGCCGTCTCGTCGCGGGAGTCGATCCGGTTCCGGTTCCGGTACCTGTTCAAGCAGTCCACGCACCAGATGGCGATCCCGTTCTGCTTCATCGACTACGACCGGGAGATGGCGATCGTGGCCGAGATTGAAGAAGGCGGCCGGAAGCGGATCGCCGGCGTGGGGCGTCTCGTGGTGGGCCCCGATCCGACCACCGCGGAGTACGCGGTGTTCGTGGCCGATCCGTGGCAAAACCAAGGGCTCGGGGGGACGCTCACCGACTACTGCTTGGAGATCGCCCGGGGCTGGGGAGTTCAGGTGGTGAGGGCAGAGACAACGCCCGACAACGTGCGGATGATCGCGATCTTCCAGCACCGCGGGTTCGCGATCGAGCACCGCACGAGGGACGGGGTCGTGCTCGCCCAGCTCCTCCACGCGCCGCGCGCATCTCCCTAG
- a CDS encoding Formate--tetrahydrofolate ligase — protein sequence MAYDPTKLEDWEIAAAAERGMPSPARWRKELGLQGDEVLPYGRIAKLDATRILRRLGDGPVGKYVEVTAITPTPLGEGKTTTTLGLIEGLARRGVRAGGAIRQPSGGPSMNIKGTAAGGGNALLIPMTEFTMGLTGDIDAITNAHNLALVALTARMHHEANYSDETLAKRGLKRLDIDPRRVELKWAIDFCAQALRQIVIGLGGKGNGIPMESGFQISVSSELMAILAIARDLRDLRARIGEMTVAHDRRGNPITCDDLEVGGAMAAWLRNALYPTLCSTVEYQPVLVHAGPFANIAVGQSSILADRLGLRLWDYHVTESGFGADIGFEKFWNVKCRLSGLVPHVSVVTATVRALKMHGGGSRVVPGRPLPREYREENLDLLERGIANLLHHLGIVRRSGVTPVVCLNRFPTDTEAELALVRRHVEGAGGRFAVGEHWRKGGEGALELADAVIEACAEASEFEFLYPLEMPLRERVERIARQVYGADGVAWSPEAEEKARAFEADPQFRDYATMMVKTHLSLSHDPDWKGVPKGWVLPIRDVLLFSGARFLCPVAGAITLMPGTGSQPAFRRVDVDPDTGQVHGLF from the coding sequence ATGGCCTACGACCCAACGAAGTTGGAGGACTGGGAGATCGCCGCGGCGGCGGAGAGGGGCATGCCCTCTCCCGCCCGGTGGCGCAAGGAGCTCGGCCTCCAGGGAGACGAGGTCCTCCCGTACGGCCGGATCGCCAAGCTCGACGCCACCCGGATCCTTCGCCGGCTCGGCGATGGGCCGGTGGGGAAGTACGTTGAAGTGACGGCCATCACCCCGACCCCGCTCGGGGAGGGGAAGACCACGACCACCCTCGGGCTGATCGAGGGCCTCGCCCGGCGAGGGGTCCGTGCCGGGGGAGCGATCCGTCAGCCATCCGGGGGGCCGTCGATGAACATCAAGGGGACGGCTGCCGGGGGAGGGAACGCCCTCCTCATCCCGATGACCGAGTTCACGATGGGCCTCACCGGCGACATCGACGCGATCACGAATGCCCACAACCTGGCCCTGGTCGCCCTCACCGCGCGGATGCACCACGAGGCCAACTACTCCGACGAGACCCTCGCCAAGCGGGGCCTGAAGCGCCTCGACATCGACCCGCGGCGGGTAGAGCTCAAGTGGGCGATCGACTTCTGCGCCCAGGCCCTGCGCCAGATCGTGATCGGCCTTGGCGGCAAGGGGAATGGGATCCCCATGGAGTCGGGGTTCCAGATCTCGGTCTCCTCGGAGCTGATGGCGATCCTGGCGATCGCGCGCGACCTTCGGGACCTCCGCGCGCGGATTGGGGAGATGACGGTGGCCCACGACCGGCGGGGGAACCCCATCACCTGCGACGACCTCGAGGTCGGGGGGGCGATGGCGGCCTGGCTGCGGAACGCCCTCTACCCGACGTTGTGCTCGACAGTCGAGTACCAACCGGTCCTCGTCCACGCAGGACCGTTTGCAAACATCGCCGTCGGCCAGTCGTCGATCCTTGCCGACCGGCTGGGGCTCAGACTGTGGGACTACCACGTGACGGAGAGCGGGTTCGGGGCCGACATCGGGTTCGAGAAGTTCTGGAACGTGAAGTGCCGCCTGAGCGGCCTCGTTCCCCACGTGTCGGTAGTCACGGCCACGGTCCGGGCGCTGAAGATGCACGGCGGCGGGTCGCGGGTCGTCCCCGGCCGCCCCCTCCCCAGGGAGTACCGGGAGGAGAACCTCGACCTCCTCGAACGGGGGATCGCGAACCTCCTCCACCACCTCGGGATCGTGCGAAGGTCCGGCGTGACGCCCGTGGTGTGTCTCAACCGGTTCCCCACCGACACGGAGGCCGAGCTGGCCCTCGTCCGGCGGCACGTGGAGGGGGCGGGGGGCCGCTTCGCCGTCGGGGAACACTGGCGCAAGGGCGGGGAAGGGGCGCTCGAGCTCGCCGATGCGGTGATCGAGGCGTGCGCCGAGGCGTCGGAGTTTGAGTTCCTGTACCCCCTGGAGATGCCCCTGCGCGAGCGGGTGGAGCGGATCGCCCGCCAGGTGTACGGGGCGGACGGGGTGGCGTGGAGCCCGGAGGCGGAGGAGAAGGCACGAGCGTTCGAGGCCGATCCCCAGTTCCGCGACTACGCGACGATGATGGTCAAGACCCACCTTTCGTTGTCCCACGACCCTGACTGGAAGGGGGTTCCCAAGGGGTGGGTGCTTCCGATCCGCGACGTCCTCCTCTTCTCCGGGGCGCGGTTCCTGTGCCCGGTGGCCGGGGCAATCACCCTCATGCCGGGGACCGGGTCCCAACCAGCGTTCCGCCGGGTGGACGTGGACCCCGACACGGGCCAGGTCCACGGCCTGTTCTAG
- a CDS encoding Methenyltetrahydrofolate cyclohydrolase, whose protein sequence is MAELLRGEAMAAEIRSELQERIVGLAQRGVVPGLAIVRVGDDPASVSYVRQKDRAAAGLGLRCEVFVLPAEASEAELLSLLEQLNRDPAFHGIIVQLPLPPGLSPDRVCGAVHPAKDVDGLHPVNLGRLVRGDPYVVPCTPRAVQEILVRSGHPPAGKHVVIVGRSALVGRPLAILLSGKGPGGNATVTLCHSATPDLAAFTRQAEILVVAVGRPGTVTADMVRAGTVVIDVGVNRADNPSSPRGYRLVGDTDFAALRDKVRAITPVPGGVGPMTVTMLLQNTVVACEAQTQDAR, encoded by the coding sequence GTGGCCGAGCTGCTCCGCGGCGAGGCGATGGCGGCCGAGATCCGATCCGAACTTCAGGAGCGGATCGTGGGCCTGGCGCAGCGGGGGGTGGTCCCCGGGCTGGCGATCGTCCGCGTGGGGGACGATCCGGCGTCGGTGTCCTACGTCCGACAGAAGGACCGGGCGGCGGCCGGGTTGGGACTGCGGTGCGAAGTGTTCGTCCTCCCCGCGGAGGCGAGCGAGGCCGAGCTCCTGTCCCTGCTGGAACAGCTCAATCGCGACCCCGCCTTCCACGGGATCATTGTCCAGCTCCCGCTTCCTCCCGGCCTGTCTCCCGACCGGGTGTGCGGGGCAGTGCATCCGGCGAAGGACGTGGACGGCCTCCACCCCGTGAACCTGGGTCGGCTCGTTCGGGGCGACCCGTACGTCGTTCCCTGCACCCCGCGCGCGGTCCAGGAGATCCTCGTCCGGAGCGGGCACCCTCCGGCGGGGAAGCACGTTGTGATCGTGGGGCGAAGCGCCCTCGTCGGGCGGCCGCTCGCGATCCTCCTCTCGGGCAAGGGGCCGGGCGGGAACGCCACGGTGACCCTCTGTCACTCCGCCACGCCCGACCTCGCCGCGTTCACGCGCCAGGCCGAGATCCTCGTCGTTGCGGTTGGGCGCCCGGGGACGGTGACCGCGGACATGGTGCGGGCGGGGACGGTGGTGATCGACGTCGGGGTGAACCGGGCCGACAACCCGTCGTCACCCCGGGGGTACCGGCTGGTGGGCGACACGGACTTCGCGGCCCTCCGGGACAAGGTTCGGGCGATCACCCCCGTCCCGGGCGGTGTCGGACCGATGACGGTGACGATGCTTCTTCAGAACACGGTGGTCGCCTGCGAGGCGCAGACGCAGGACGCGAGGTGA
- a CDS encoding MFS transporter: MAEARVFGLPADKGRWGFVGLGFVANVCMGAVYAFSVFRKPLEELWGITATESGLPFMVFLALFALGMALAGGLVENWGPRKTGILGGILVGLGWVLAGFSPNVGLLTLFYGVIGGAGVGVAYGCPIAVAGRWFPDRRGLALGLTLAGFGASALVVAPIMNALIAAQGPLRTFTIMGIAFLAVIVLASLPMRFPPRDAKTAPATGKARPSGVDFDRGQMVRTPTFWALWGVYTIGCLAGLMAIGIAAPFGREVAQLSAGLSAAAVSVFAVFNGVGRPVFGWLTDRLTPRYAGTLSFALILVASLLLWRAGASQVAYFVGFSVLWLNLGGWLAIAPAATATLFGTGHYAKNYGIMFTAYGVGAILGNVMSGLLRDLTSSYVAVFPPVMALAALGAVVALVGLPRFGVKVKGK, from the coding sequence ATGGCAGAGGCGCGGGTGTTCGGGTTGCCAGCGGACAAGGGTCGGTGGGGGTTCGTCGGGCTGGGGTTCGTGGCCAACGTGTGCATGGGCGCGGTGTACGCGTTCAGCGTGTTTCGCAAGCCGCTCGAGGAGCTGTGGGGGATCACGGCGACCGAGAGCGGACTTCCGTTCATGGTGTTCCTCGCCCTGTTTGCTCTCGGGATGGCCCTCGCCGGGGGGCTCGTGGAGAACTGGGGGCCGCGGAAGACAGGGATCCTGGGCGGCATTCTCGTCGGCCTGGGGTGGGTCCTGGCGGGGTTCTCGCCTAACGTGGGGCTGCTCACCCTGTTCTACGGCGTGATCGGCGGAGCTGGGGTCGGGGTAGCCTACGGCTGCCCGATCGCCGTGGCCGGCCGGTGGTTCCCCGACCGGCGCGGACTGGCGCTGGGGCTGACCTTGGCCGGGTTCGGCGCGTCGGCCCTCGTTGTGGCGCCGATCATGAACGCCCTCATCGCCGCTCAGGGCCCGCTCCGGACGTTCACGATCATGGGGATCGCATTCCTGGCGGTGATCGTCCTTGCTTCGCTCCCGATGCGGTTCCCCCCACGGGACGCGAAGACCGCACCGGCCACGGGGAAGGCCCGGCCGTCGGGCGTGGACTTCGATCGGGGGCAGATGGTCCGCACCCCCACGTTCTGGGCGCTGTGGGGGGTGTACACGATCGGCTGCCTGGCCGGGCTGATGGCGATCGGAATCGCCGCCCCGTTCGGCCGCGAGGTGGCTCAGCTTTCGGCGGGGCTGTCGGCGGCGGCGGTGTCCGTGTTCGCCGTGTTCAACGGTGTGGGCCGCCCCGTGTTCGGGTGGCTCACGGATCGCCTCACCCCGCGGTACGCGGGAACGCTCTCGTTCGCCCTCATCCTGGTCGCCTCGCTGCTCCTGTGGCGAGCCGGGGCCAGCCAGGTTGCGTACTTCGTGGGGTTCAGCGTCCTGTGGCTCAACCTCGGGGGGTGGCTCGCCATCGCCCCTGCCGCCACGGCGACGCTGTTCGGGACGGGGCACTATGCGAAGAACTACGGGATCATGTTCACCGCCTACGGGGTCGGGGCGATTCTCGGGAACGTCATGTCCGGCCTCCTGCGTGATCTGACAAGTTCCTACGTCGCCGTGTTCCCGCCGGTGATGGCACTTGCCGCGCTGGGGGCCGTGGTTGCCCTCGTCGGTCTTCCGCGGTTCGGGGTGAAGGTGAAGGGGAAGTAG